A stretch of the Chitiniphilus purpureus genome encodes the following:
- a CDS encoding PrkA family serine protein kinase translates to MDIFNHFSSRYDRTREEELSLKEYLELCKREPAAYASAAERMLMAIGEPELVDTRLDSRLSRVFQNKMIRVYPAFREFYGTEEVIEQVVSYFRHAAQGLEEKKQILYLLGPVGGGKSSIAEKLKELMERVPFYCLKGSPVHESPLGLFSYEEDGAILEEEYGIPRRYLRIIPSPWAVKRLHEYGGDINQFRVVKRYPSVLRQIAVAKTEPGDENNQDISSLVGKVDIRKLEKYAQDDPDAYSYSGGLCLANQGLLEFVEMFKAPIKVLHPLLTATQEGNFKGTEGFGAIPFEGVILAHSNESEWKQFRNNRNNEAFLDRIYIVKVPYCLRASEEIRIYDKLVRNSSLAEAPCAPGTLKMMAQFSILSRLKEPENSSVYSKMQVYDGENLKDVDPKAKSIQEYRDFAGVDEGMTGLSTRFAFKILSKVFNFDHQEVAANPVHLLYVLEQSIEREQFPQETEQRYISYLKEYLAPKYVEFIGKEIQTAYLESYSEYGQNIFDRYVTFADYWIQDQEYRDPDTGESFDRNSLNNELEKIEKPAGISNPKDFRNEIVNFVLRARANNNGKNPAWTSYEKLRTVIEKKMFSNTEELLPVISFNAKGSAEEQKKHEDFVNRMVSKGYTAKQVRLLCEWYLRVRKSS, encoded by the coding sequence ATGGATATCTTCAATCACTTTTCCTCGCGTTATGACCGTACCCGTGAGGAAGAGCTGTCCCTCAAGGAATACCTCGAGCTGTGCAAGCGTGAACCGGCGGCATATGCCTCGGCCGCGGAACGCATGCTGATGGCGATCGGCGAGCCCGAGCTTGTGGACACCCGGCTCGACTCTCGCCTGAGCCGGGTGTTCCAGAACAAGATGATCCGGGTCTACCCGGCATTCCGCGAGTTCTACGGCACGGAGGAGGTGATCGAACAGGTCGTCTCCTATTTCCGCCACGCCGCGCAGGGGCTGGAGGAGAAGAAGCAGATCCTTTACCTGCTGGGCCCGGTCGGCGGGGGCAAGAGCTCGATCGCCGAGAAGCTCAAGGAGCTGATGGAGCGTGTGCCGTTCTACTGCCTCAAGGGCAGCCCGGTCCACGAGTCGCCGCTTGGTCTGTTCAGCTACGAAGAGGACGGGGCGATCCTGGAAGAGGAATACGGCATTCCGCGTCGCTACCTGCGCATCATTCCAAGCCCGTGGGCGGTGAAGCGGCTGCATGAATACGGTGGCGACATCAACCAGTTCCGCGTGGTGAAGCGTTATCCCTCGGTGCTGCGCCAGATCGCCGTCGCCAAGACCGAGCCGGGCGACGAGAACAACCAGGACATCTCGTCGCTGGTCGGCAAGGTCGACATCCGCAAGCTTGAAAAGTACGCGCAGGACGACCCGGATGCTTACAGCTATTCGGGCGGCCTGTGCCTGGCGAACCAGGGCCTCCTGGAATTCGTCGAGATGTTCAAGGCGCCGATCAAGGTGCTGCATCCGCTCTTGACCGCTACGCAGGAAGGCAACTTCAAGGGCACCGAGGGCTTTGGCGCCATTCCATTCGAGGGGGTGATCCTGGCGCACTCGAATGAGTCGGAGTGGAAGCAGTTCCGTAACAACCGCAACAACGAGGCGTTCCTCGACCGGATCTACATCGTCAAGGTGCCGTACTGCCTGCGTGCGTCCGAGGAGATCCGCATCTACGACAAGCTGGTGCGCAATTCGTCGCTGGCCGAGGCGCCGTGCGCGCCGGGCACGCTGAAGATGATGGCGCAGTTCTCGATCCTGTCGCGGTTGAAGGAGCCGGAGAATTCGAGCGTCTATTCCAAGATGCAGGTTTACGACGGCGAGAATCTCAAGGACGTGGACCCCAAGGCCAAGTCGATCCAGGAGTACCGGGACTTCGCCGGCGTGGACGAGGGCATGACCGGGCTGTCCACCCGTTTTGCGTTCAAGATCCTCTCCAAGGTGTTCAATTTCGATCACCAGGAAGTGGCCGCCAACCCGGTGCATCTGCTGTACGTGCTCGAACAGAGCATCGAGCGCGAGCAGTTCCCGCAGGAGACCGAGCAGCGCTACATCAGCTACCTCAAGGAGTATCTCGCGCCGAAGTACGTCGAGTTCATCGGCAAGGAGATCCAGACCGCGTACCTCGAAAGCTATTCGGAATACGGGCAGAACATCTTCGACCGCTATGTGACCTTCGCCGATTACTGGATCCAGGACCAGGAATACCGCGATCCGGACACCGGCGAGTCGTTCGACCGCAATTCGCTCAACAACGAGCTGGAGAAGATCGAGAAACCGGCCGGCATCTCCAACCCCAAGGATTTCCGCAACGAGATCGTCAACTTCGTCCTGCGGGCGCGGGCCAACAACAATGGCAAGAACCCGGCGTGGACGAGTTACGAGAAGCTGCGCACCGTGATCGAGAAGAAGATGTTCTCCAACACCGAGGAGTTGCTGCCGGTGATCTCGTTCAATGCCAAGGGCAGTGCCGAGGAACAGAAAAAGCACGAGGACTTCGTCAACCGCATGGTGAGCAAGGGCTACACGGCCAAGCAGGTCCGGCTGCTGTGCGAATGGTATCTGCGGGTGCGCAAGTCATCGTGA
- a CDS encoding GGDEF domain-containing protein — protein sequence MESLCDFIVKELNVGVFVLDPQYRVRLWNRFMAHHSGVKSEDALGQPLFELFPELPQKWLSKKVDSVFVLKNFAFTSWEQRPYLFRFQHNRPITGGIDFMRQNFTFMPVRDDAGEVQAVAVTLIDATDSAIYQTMLQSAMQRLEENSNRDGLTGVFNRRYTDARLSDEIQRIQRYQAEPFSVVLFDLDHFKQVNDTYGHLAGDEVLREVARRVQVVLREPDVFGRYGGEEFILILPQTDQHGARVVAERIRAAIAAEPVASGEGTIPVTASLGVACFSPELGTPQAVTHAADEALYHSKHTGRNQVTVHSPQQAAQD from the coding sequence ATGGAATCGCTCTGTGATTTCATCGTCAAGGAGCTCAACGTCGGCGTGTTTGTTCTCGATCCACAGTATCGGGTGCGGCTGTGGAACCGCTTCATGGCCCATCACAGCGGGGTGAAGAGCGAGGACGCGCTCGGCCAGCCCTTGTTTGAACTCTTTCCCGAGCTGCCGCAGAAATGGCTGTCCAAGAAGGTCGACAGTGTTTTCGTGCTCAAGAACTTTGCGTTCACCTCGTGGGAGCAGCGCCCCTACCTGTTCCGCTTCCAGCACAACCGGCCGATCACTGGCGGCATCGACTTCATGCGGCAGAACTTCACCTTCATGCCGGTCAGGGACGATGCCGGCGAGGTGCAGGCGGTGGCGGTCACGCTGATCGATGCCACTGACAGCGCGATCTACCAGACCATGCTGCAGTCGGCGATGCAGCGCCTTGAAGAGAACTCCAACCGCGACGGCCTGACCGGTGTGTTCAATCGCCGCTACACCGATGCCCGGTTGTCGGACGAGATCCAGCGTATCCAGCGTTACCAGGCTGAGCCCTTCAGCGTGGTGCTGTTCGACCTGGATCACTTCAAGCAGGTGAACGACACCTATGGCCATCTGGCCGGGGACGAGGTGCTGCGCGAGGTGGCGCGCCGGGTGCAGGTGGTGCTGCGCGAGCCGGATGTTTTCGGGCGCTATGGCGGCGAGGAGTTCATCCTGATCCTGCCGCAGACCGACCAGCACGGCGCGCGCGTTGTGGCCGAACGCATACGGGCGGCGATCGCCGCCGAGCCGGTGGCCTCGGGCGAGGGCACCATCCCCGTGACCGCCAGCCTCGGCGTCGCGTGCTTCAGCCCCGAGCTTGGCACGCCGCAGGCCGTGACCCACGCTGCCGACGAGGCGCTATACCACTCCAAGCATACCGGCCGCAACCAGGTGACTGTGCATTCGCCGCAACAGGCCGCCCAGGATTGA
- a CDS encoding SpoVR family protein translates to MTSLAHTDERPATSTPLSTGSEWTFELIQRYYDEIARVAADFGLDTYPNQLEIISAEQMMDAYASVGMPVMYHHWSYGKHFLATQKNYQRGAMGLAYEIVINSNPCIAYLMEENTMTMQALVIAHAAFGHNSFFKGNYLFRTWTEADAIIDYLVFAKHYIAQCEARYGEEQVEELLDSCHALMNYGVDRYKRPQKLSLAQERARQAEREAYLQGQVNTLWRTIPRMLEEREAAQEPQRFPAEPQENLLYFIEKFAPLLEPWQRELVRIVRKIAQYFYPQRQTQVMNEGWATFWHYTLMNRLYDEGLLSDAAMFELLHSHTNVVTQPGVDSPYFNGINPYALGFAMYKDIQRICTEPTEEDRHWFPQLVDTDWRQALDFAMRNFKDESFIAQYLSPKLIRDFHLFSILDDDQQPRLKVSAIHDESGYADIRRRLAEQYNIAAREPNIQVYEVNTRSDRALTLRHYQYQRRPLANSVHEVLKHVARLWGFSVKLESVDDTGRVILSYECKVEKRHGQ, encoded by the coding sequence ATGACTTCCCTTGCCCATACCGATGAACGCCCGGCTACAAGCACGCCGCTCTCGACCGGGTCGGAGTGGACCTTCGAGCTGATCCAGCGCTATTACGACGAGATCGCGCGCGTGGCCGCCGATTTTGGGCTGGATACCTATCCCAACCAGCTGGAGATCATCTCGGCCGAGCAGATGATGGATGCCTATGCCTCGGTGGGCATGCCGGTGATGTACCACCACTGGAGCTATGGCAAGCATTTTCTGGCCACGCAGAAGAACTACCAGCGCGGCGCGATGGGGCTTGCGTATGAGATCGTGATCAATTCCAACCCTTGCATCGCCTATCTCATGGAAGAAAACACCATGACGATGCAGGCGCTGGTGATCGCGCACGCTGCGTTCGGCCATAACAGCTTCTTCAAGGGCAACTATCTGTTCCGCACCTGGACCGAGGCGGACGCCATCATCGACTACCTGGTGTTCGCCAAGCACTATATCGCCCAGTGCGAGGCGCGGTACGGTGAGGAGCAGGTGGAGGAGCTGCTCGATTCCTGCCATGCATTGATGAACTACGGCGTTGATCGCTACAAGCGGCCGCAGAAGCTGTCGCTGGCGCAGGAGCGGGCGCGTCAGGCCGAGCGCGAAGCCTATCTGCAAGGGCAGGTCAACACCCTGTGGCGCACCATTCCGCGCATGCTGGAGGAGCGCGAGGCGGCGCAGGAGCCGCAGCGCTTTCCAGCCGAGCCGCAGGAAAACCTGCTGTATTTCATCGAGAAGTTCGCACCGCTGCTTGAGCCGTGGCAGCGCGAGCTGGTGCGCATCGTGCGCAAGATCGCGCAGTATTTCTACCCGCAGCGTCAGACGCAGGTGATGAACGAAGGCTGGGCCACGTTCTGGCACTACACACTGATGAACCGGCTGTACGACGAGGGGCTGCTTTCCGATGCCGCGATGTTCGAGCTCCTGCACAGCCATACCAATGTGGTGACGCAGCCGGGCGTGGACAGCCCCTACTTCAACGGGATCAACCCGTATGCACTTGGGTTTGCCATGTACAAGGACATCCAGCGCATCTGCACCGAACCCACCGAAGAGGACCGGCACTGGTTTCCGCAGCTGGTGGACACCGATTGGCGGCAGGCACTCGATTTCGCGATGCGCAACTTCAAGGACGAAAGCTTCATCGCGCAGTACCTGTCACCCAAGCTGATCCGCGATTTCCACCTGTTCTCGATCCTGGACGACGATCAGCAGCCGCGGCTCAAGGTCTCGGCGATCCATGACGAGAGCGGTTATGCGGACATCCGCCGCCGGCTGGCTGAGCAATACAACATCGCCGCGCGCGAACCCAATATCCAGGTGTACGAGGTCAACACCCGCTCGGACCGGGCGCTGACGCTGCGCCACTATCAATACCAGCGCCGGCCGTTGGCCAACAGCGTGCACGAGGTGCTCAAGCACGTTGCCCGCCTGTGGGGGTTCAGCGTCAAGCTCGAAAGCGTGGATGACACTGGCCGGGTCATCCTTTCCTATGAATGCAAGGTGGAAAAGCGCCACGGTCAGTAG
- a CDS encoding YeaH/YhbH family protein yields the protein MFHLIDRRLNGKNKSAVNRERFLRRFKGQIKEAVTRAVKDRSITDIERGEKVSIPVKDINEPTFGHAQGGVWERVFPGNKEYVRGDEFDRPQGGGGASGGAGDGGEGQDDFVFELSREEFLNFFFDDLELPNLVKTQLQQSTAFKPVRAGYTSDGTPTNIHVLRSLRGALGRRIALSATPLDELNAAQEQLDELLETRDEHDAEVTALRAQIHEHKARLARIPWIDPFDLRYSNRIRVPNPTTQAVMFCVMDVSGSMDEQKKEIAKRFFILLYLFLERAYEKIEVVFVRHHTQAFEVNEDEFFHARDTGGTVVSSALRLVKKIIAERYPTSDWNIYVAQASDGDNWDSDSPQCRDLLINDILPLLQYYAYVEITEGEPQNLWFEYQQVAARHAHFAMRRISGAGEIWPVFRDLFKKVGIGERSAA from the coding sequence ATGTTCCATCTGATAGACCGGCGCTTGAACGGCAAGAACAAATCGGCGGTGAACCGCGAGCGCTTCCTCAGGCGCTTCAAGGGGCAGATCAAGGAGGCGGTGACGCGTGCGGTTAAGGATCGCTCGATCACCGACATCGAGCGTGGGGAAAAGGTCTCGATCCCGGTCAAGGACATCAACGAGCCTACGTTCGGACATGCCCAGGGTGGGGTGTGGGAACGCGTGTTCCCTGGCAACAAGGAATATGTCCGCGGTGATGAGTTCGATCGGCCGCAGGGTGGGGGCGGTGCCAGCGGCGGCGCGGGCGACGGCGGGGAAGGGCAGGACGACTTCGTATTCGAGCTCTCGCGGGAGGAGTTCCTCAATTTCTTCTTCGACGATCTGGAGCTGCCCAATCTGGTGAAGACGCAGCTGCAGCAGAGCACGGCCTTCAAGCCGGTCCGCGCGGGCTACACCAGCGATGGCACCCCGACCAACATCCATGTGCTGCGCAGCCTGCGCGGCGCACTGGGGCGGCGTATCGCGCTGTCCGCCACCCCGCTGGACGAGTTGAACGCGGCGCAGGAGCAGCTCGATGAGCTGCTGGAAACCCGTGACGAGCATGATGCCGAAGTGACTGCGCTGCGCGCGCAGATCCATGAGCACAAGGCGCGGCTGGCGCGTATCCCGTGGATCGATCCATTCGATCTGCGCTACAGCAACCGCATCCGGGTACCCAACCCCACCACGCAGGCGGTGATGTTCTGCGTGATGGATGTTTCCGGATCGATGGACGAGCAGAAGAAGGAGATCGCCAAGCGCTTCTTCATCCTGCTGTATCTGTTCCTCGAGCGGGCCTACGAGAAGATCGAAGTGGTGTTCGTGCGCCACCACACCCAGGCGTTCGAAGTGAACGAGGACGAATTCTTCCATGCGCGCGATACGGGCGGCACGGTGGTGTCCTCGGCACTGCGGCTTGTCAAGAAGATCATCGCCGAGCGCTATCCCACCAGCGACTGGAACATCTACGTCGCCCAGGCCTCGGATGGCGACAACTGGGATTCCGATTCGCCGCAGTGTCGCGATCTGCTGATCAACGACATCCTGCCGCTGCTGCAGTACTACGCCTATGTCGAGATCACCGAGGGCGAGCCGCAGAACCTGTGGTTCGAGTATCAGCAGGTGGCTGCCCGGCACGCGCATTTCGCGATGCGCCGGATCAGCGGCGCGGGCGAGATCTGGCCGGTGTTCCGCGATCTGTTCAAGAAGGTCGGCATTGGCGAACGCAGCGCCGCCTAG